A genomic segment from Leptolyngbya boryana PCC 6306 encodes:
- the frr gene encoding ribosome recycling factor — MKFADVEDHMKKAIDAVRRDFNTIRTGRANSSLLDKITVEYYGSETPLKQLANISTPDATTIQIQPYDRSSMNAIEKAISLSDIGLTPNNDGQSIRLNIPPLTSDRRKELVKLAAKYAEAGKVSIRNIRRDGVDTVKKQEKEKEISEDQARDTQDKIQKLTDKYIAEVDKVLAEKEKDITTV, encoded by the coding sequence GTGAAGTTTGCTGATGTAGAAGACCATATGAAAAAGGCGATCGATGCGGTGCGTCGCGATTTTAATACAATCCGCACGGGTCGCGCGAATTCAAGCCTGCTGGATAAGATTACGGTCGAGTACTACGGATCGGAAACGCCGCTCAAGCAGTTGGCAAATATTTCGACTCCCGATGCGACGACGATTCAAATTCAGCCGTACGATCGCAGCAGTATGAATGCGATCGAGAAGGCGATTTCGCTCTCAGATATTGGATTGACTCCGAATAATGATGGTCAATCCATTCGATTGAATATCCCACCTTTGACGAGCGATCGACGCAAGGAATTGGTGAAGCTGGCGGCAAAATACGCGGAGGCAGGCAAAGTCTCAATTCGCAATATTCGCCGCGATGGAGTCGATACGGTGAAGAAACAGGAGAAAGAAAAAGAAATCTCTGAAGATCAAGCCCGTGATACTCAAGATAAGATTCAAAAGCTGACGGACAAATATATTGCTGAAGTCGATAAGGTTTTAGCAGAGAAAGAAAAAGATATTACGACCGTTTAG
- the purL gene encoding phosphoribosylformylglycinamidine synthase subunit PurL, whose product MSVLSSAPFSAAEIASEGIQPEEYEEIVRRLGRHPNKAELGMFGVMWSEHCCYKNSRPLLKQFPTEGARVLVGPGENAGVVDLGDGLQLAFKIESHNHPSAVEPFQGAATGVGGILRDIFTMGARPIALLNSLRFGTLDDARTRRIVNGVVAGISHYGNCVGVPTVGGEVYFDRAYSGNPLVNVMALGLMETTEIVKSGAKGLGNPVLYVGSTTGRDGMGGASFASAELSDESMDDRPAVQVGDPFLEKSLIEACLEAFKTGAVVAAQDMGAAGITCSTSEMAAKGGVGIELDLDLIPVRETGMVPYEYLLSESQERMLFVAEKGREQELIDIFEKWGLHAVVAGKVIEESIVRILFQGEIAAEIPATALADNTPIYHRELLSEPPEYAQKAWAWTVESLPDATSQGILGHSWNEVLGKVLKSPTIASKQWVYRQYDHQVQNNTVLLPGGADAAVVRVRPLADSTSSSVTPNPAALTKGVAATVDCNPRYVYLHPYEGAKAAVAEAARNLSCVGADPIAITDNLNFGSPEKPIGYWQLAEACRGLSEACREFETPVTGGNVSLYNETLDSQGNPEPIYPTPVVGMVGFIPNLDRIAGQSWKQNGDVIYLLGSDALTLGGSEYLAIVHQTIAGKPPIVDFDLERKVQAVVRSGIRSGLIQSAHDCAEGGIAIALAESCFGNQLGATIDLAATDARLDQVLFGEGGARILVSVQADSVAEWEVVLQKEVGDHWRKLGTVGGDSLKISIAQNLVIDARISELFAEWSSAIENGLDPNE is encoded by the coding sequence ATGTCTGTCCTGTCATCTGCGCCGTTCTCCGCTGCCGAAATTGCATCTGAAGGGATTCAGCCCGAAGAGTATGAAGAGATTGTGCGTCGGCTCGGTCGCCATCCAAATAAAGCTGAACTGGGAATGTTCGGGGTGATGTGGTCGGAGCATTGTTGCTATAAAAATTCGCGTCCATTGTTGAAGCAGTTTCCGACGGAAGGAGCACGAGTTTTAGTCGGCCCCGGTGAGAATGCAGGAGTCGTTGATTTGGGCGACGGGTTGCAGTTGGCATTTAAGATTGAGTCGCATAATCACCCATCGGCAGTCGAACCTTTTCAAGGCGCAGCAACCGGGGTAGGCGGGATTCTGCGAGATATTTTTACGATGGGGGCACGGCCGATCGCGCTTTTAAATTCGCTGAGATTTGGAACGTTAGACGATGCTCGCACCCGTCGAATCGTCAATGGTGTCGTCGCGGGGATCTCCCATTACGGCAATTGCGTCGGGGTTCCCACGGTCGGCGGAGAAGTTTACTTCGATCGAGCTTATTCAGGAAATCCCTTAGTCAACGTGATGGCATTGGGATTGATGGAAACGACTGAGATCGTCAAATCAGGTGCGAAGGGTTTGGGAAATCCAGTTTTATATGTGGGATCGACGACCGGACGCGATGGCATGGGTGGAGCAAGCTTTGCGAGTGCCGAGTTGAGTGATGAATCGATGGACGATCGACCCGCTGTGCAAGTTGGAGATCCGTTCTTAGAGAAGTCTTTGATTGAAGCTTGCCTAGAAGCATTTAAAACAGGTGCAGTCGTTGCAGCTCAAGATATGGGAGCCGCAGGAATTACCTGTTCAACTTCCGAAATGGCGGCAAAAGGGGGAGTGGGCATCGAATTGGATCTCGATTTGATCCCAGTTCGAGAAACCGGAATGGTTCCGTATGAGTATTTACTTTCTGAATCGCAAGAGCGAATGCTGTTTGTTGCAGAGAAAGGAAGAGAACAAGAACTGATTGATATTTTCGAGAAGTGGGGACTACATGCAGTTGTCGCGGGGAAAGTGATCGAAGAATCGATCGTCAGAATTCTCTTTCAAGGTGAAATTGCTGCCGAAATTCCCGCAACCGCTCTTGCCGACAATACGCCGATTTACCATCGCGAATTGCTCAGCGAACCGCCTGAATATGCTCAAAAAGCTTGGGCTTGGACAGTTGAGAGTTTGCCGGATGCTACATCTCAAGGCATTCTGGGTCACAGTTGGAATGAGGTTTTGGGAAAAGTTTTGAAGTCACCAACGATCGCATCGAAACAGTGGGTCTATCGCCAATACGATCACCAAGTTCAAAACAATACCGTTTTACTTCCTGGTGGCGCAGATGCCGCAGTCGTCAGAGTTCGACCGTTAGCAGATTCCACGTCCTCATCGGTGACACCGAATCCGGCTGCACTCACGAAGGGCGTTGCAGCAACCGTTGATTGCAATCCTCGCTATGTTTACTTGCATCCTTATGAAGGTGCAAAAGCGGCAGTTGCAGAAGCAGCGAGAAATCTGAGTTGTGTCGGTGCAGATCCGATCGCAATTACCGACAACTTAAATTTTGGTAGTCCAGAAAAGCCGATCGGATATTGGCAACTGGCAGAAGCGTGTCGCGGATTGTCCGAAGCCTGCCGAGAATTTGAAACTCCCGTCACTGGCGGCAACGTTTCGCTATACAACGAGACCCTCGATTCTCAGGGCAACCCCGAGCCAATTTATCCGACTCCCGTTGTGGGAATGGTCGGATTTATTCCCAACCTCGATCGCATTGCTGGACAAAGCTGGAAACAAAACGGCGATGTCATTTACTTACTCGGTTCCGATGCGTTGACGTTGGGTGGATCAGAATATTTAGCGATCGTGCATCAAACCATTGCCGGAAAGCCCCCGATCGTGGATTTTGACTTAGAGCGAAAAGTGCAAGCCGTTGTGAGATCAGGGATTCGCAGCGGTTTGATTCAATCCGCACATGACTGTGCCGAAGGAGGAATCGCGATCGCACTTGCTGAATCGTGCTTTGGCAATCAACTCGGAGCCACGATCGACCTTGCTGCAACCGACGCGCGACTGGATCAAGTCTTATTTGGAGAAGGAGGAGCGAGAATTTTAGTTTCGGTTCAAGCTGACTCGGTTGCAGAATGGGAAGTGGTTCTTCAGAAAGAAGTCGGCGACCATTGGCGAAAACTAGGAACTGTAGGTGGGGATTCCTTGAAAATATCGATCGCCCAAAACCTAGTTATCGACGCTAGGATCTCAGAACTATTCGCAGAATGGTCAAGTGCGATCGAGAACGGACTTGACCCTAACGAATAG
- the pyrH gene encoding UMP kinase, which translates to MGVTYRRILLKLSGEALMGELSYGVDPAVVHGIAEEVAELVNEGIEVAIVVGGGNIFRGMMGAAAGMERATADYIGMIATVMNAMTLQDALERIGIPTRVQTAIAMQEVAEPYIRRRAIRHLEKGRVVVFGAGSGNPFFTTDTTASLRAAEINAEVLFKATKVDGVYDSDPKKNPDAKRFKSLTYSHVLQQDLKVMDSTAIALCKDNDIPIIVFDLSVRGNIKRAVAGESIGTIVGGFCEVC; encoded by the coding sequence ATGGGAGTCACGTATCGGCGGATTCTGCTGAAGCTTAGCGGGGAAGCTCTAATGGGAGAGCTTTCATATGGGGTTGATCCTGCCGTAGTTCATGGTATCGCTGAGGAAGTGGCAGAACTCGTAAACGAAGGCATTGAAGTTGCGATCGTGGTCGGCGGTGGAAATATTTTTCGAGGCATGATGGGTGCAGCAGCCGGGATGGAGCGCGCCACCGCAGACTATATCGGAATGATTGCAACGGTAATGAATGCAATGACGCTGCAAGATGCGTTAGAACGAATTGGCATTCCAACCCGTGTGCAGACTGCGATCGCGATGCAAGAAGTCGCGGAACCGTATATTCGTCGCCGCGCGATTCGACATTTGGAAAAAGGAAGAGTCGTGGTCTTTGGAGCCGGATCAGGAAATCCGTTCTTTACGACGGATACTACTGCATCACTGAGAGCCGCAGAGATTAATGCAGAAGTGCTGTTTAAAGCTACAAAGGTAGATGGGGTGTACGATTCTGACCCGAAAAAGAATCCAGACGCGAAGCGGTTTAAGAGTTTGACTTATTCGCATGTTTTGCAACAGGATCTAAAGGTGATGGACAGTACCGCGATCGCGTTGTGCAAAGATAACGATATTCCTATCATTGTCTTTGACCTGTCTGTGCGGGGCAACATCAAGCGGGCGGTCGCAGGAGAATCTATCGGAACGATTGTCGGAGGTTTTTGTGAAGTTTGCTGA